ACCGTCGCCCCTTCGACCCGCACGTGGCGGTGCCGAATGAGCTGGCGCGCCGCCTTGCGAGAGGGCGCGAAGCCGAGGCGATAAACGATATTGTCGAGTCGGCTCTCGAGCGCGACGAGCAGGTTCTCGCCCGTGACGCCCGGGACGCGGGACGCCTTCGTGAAGAGAGAGCGGAACTGTTTCTCCGCGAGTCCGTAGATCCGCTTCACCTTCTGCTTCTCCCGCAACTGCACGGCGTACTCCGATTGCCGCCGGCGACGGCGGCCGCCGCCATGCTGACCGGGGGGGAACGCGCGGCGTTCGATCGCGCATTTCTCCGTGAAACAGCGCTTCCCCTTGAGGAAGAGTTTCTCTCCCTCGCGCCGGCACAGCCGACAGACGGGTCCCGTGTAGCGAGCCATCTATACCCTCCGCTTCTTCGGCGGACGGCATCCGTTGTGCGGAATCGGCGTCACGTCCTTGATCGAACGGATCGCGAG
The nucleotide sequence above comes from Candidatus Palauibacter australiensis. Encoded proteins:
- the rpsD gene encoding 30S ribosomal protein S4, giving the protein MARYTGPVCRLCRREGEKLFLKGKRCFTEKCAIERRAFPPGQHGGGRRRRRQSEYAVQLREKQKVKRIYGLAEKQFRSLFTKASRVPGVTGENLLVALESRLDNIVYRLGFAPSRKAARQLIRHRHVRVEGATVDVPSYSVGPGAEVSMAPKARKLPVVIEAIEDRRSRDQLSWLGVDYDAASGRMLERPSRSDIPLAVEEQLIVELYSK